In Selenomonas sp. TAMA-11512, a genomic segment contains:
- a CDS encoding SIR2 family protein, with protein MESDKKISYFKGKNESKVDVDYIKTEIAQFLQLDNLNFLLGAGCSSHVEDDIEQGIPGMTHLYKGFFEKHKGFQIAGNDAEPIFDGNLEKMLETMGAISIAGRVKQIDGEIDEKICIVQKYIRDKIIEGLHGIELLNFYRKFYMKTVARGRKNPINIFTTNYDLYNEQALDSLSFPYNNGFIGTYKRTFNPASYKYAYVEDMNLSKNVWERVPNFYNLYKIHGSISWVKNDNKINEIDYKHISEDDTVMIYPTPLKDRTTLMTPYSDLFRAMETALLRKNSVLITLGYSFADEHINRLILNSLAIPTFKLVVFGKSKVISRLVKMDDTRIIVISSEDKIHYFKKFVEEAMPDIQEDIKEQIELPVVSEFIRAFEGEKNE; from the coding sequence ATGGAAAGCGACAAGAAGATTTCATATTTCAAAGGAAAAAATGAGTCAAAAGTAGATGTTGATTATATTAAAACGGAAATCGCTCAGTTTTTACAATTGGATAATTTAAATTTTTTATTGGGCGCTGGTTGTTCTAGCCACGTAGAAGATGATATAGAGCAAGGGATACCCGGGATGACTCATTTATATAAAGGCTTTTTTGAAAAGCACAAGGGATTTCAAATTGCTGGAAACGATGCAGAACCCATTTTCGATGGGAATTTAGAGAAAATGCTTGAAACAATGGGTGCCATTTCTATTGCTGGAAGAGTAAAACAAATTGATGGTGAAATAGATGAGAAAATTTGTATAGTACAGAAATATATTAGAGATAAAATTATTGAGGGACTGCACGGCATAGAGTTATTAAACTTTTATCGTAAGTTTTACATGAAGACTGTTGCTAGGGGAAGAAAAAATCCAATAAATATTTTTACGACTAACTATGATTTATATAATGAGCAGGCATTGGATTCTCTATCCTTTCCATATAACAATGGATTTATTGGAACTTATAAAAGAACGTTTAATCCAGCTAGCTATAAGTATGCGTATGTTGAGGATATGAATTTATCTAAGAATGTGTGGGAAAGAGTGCCTAATTTTTATAATTTATATAAGATACATGGTTCAATTTCCTGGGTTAAAAACGATAATAAGATTAATGAAATAGATTACAAACATATAAGTGAAGATGATACGGTCATGATTTATCCCACTCCATTAAAAGACAGGACCACTTTGATGACACCATATTCAGATTTATTTAGGGCAATGGAGACAGCATTACTTAGAAAAAATAGTGTTTTGATAACGTTGGGGTATAGCTTTGCAGATGAGCATATCAATAGACTTATATTGAATTCATTAGCTATACCAACGTTTAAACTTGTTGTATTTGGAAAAAGTAAAGTGATATCAAGATTAGTTAAAATGGATGATACACGTATTATAGTCATTAGTTCAGAAGATAAAATTCATTATTTCAAAAAATTTGTAGAAGAAGCAATGCCTGATATTCAAGAAGATATTAAAGAGCAAATAGAATTACCTGTTGTTTCGGAATTTATAAGGGCGTTTGAGGGTGAAAAGAATGAGTAG
- a CDS encoding ATP-binding protein, with protein sequence MSSREIGRITSVGINGVIADVNSDLGNYINTIDGILFVGEVGSYVSIYEIGRTIIAEIVGVDEKTQSINSAELGKPNSRRQVYLNLIGEIVDGKFYFGVSKMPLIFSNVYMVSQKELVTMLEVGKEEIKISKDSDKTRSVLLTIGKSVIFPDYQVKINIDKFFGFHFAVFGNTGAGKSNTVARVLQNIFEKENYSAKGAKFVIIDSNGEYNKAFSKLNEVNSQIKHSLMSTDENSENKFEIPVWALSADDWATLLHASEKTQMPVLKRAIDIARVFYNPGIPNYELRNHILASTLLGIIQSSDSSPSKSDKLKAIVTKFGTNGINMNSILSNSKTLRQSMGISYGSMPDEEVVISFLSDNLKPDEIAENITRSLVPYSLEEFSQAVEFATLYEGSISSQRIQEYTATLMTRLQSLQEGIQGRIFSKTEYRTVDDYIDMLLGENQIVDLDISSLDDASAEVVTKVLAKLLLDYLKRSELKAETPINFIIEEAHRFIKNETNYGALGYNIFERIAKEGRKFGMLLGISSQRPSELSKTVVSQCSNFIVHRVQNPDDLQYISKMVPYINRNMIERLTYLQTGNALVFGSAINLPTLTKFAQANPTTDSDNARISEKWYIE encoded by the coding sequence ATGAGTAGCCGCGAAATAGGAAGAATTACTTCTGTAGGTATTAATGGAGTAATTGCTGACGTGAATTCAGATTTAGGAAACTATATAAATACTATTGACGGAATCCTATTTGTAGGTGAGGTGGGATCATATGTGTCAATATATGAAATTGGTAGAACTATTATTGCGGAGATAGTTGGAGTAGATGAGAAAACACAATCAATTAATTCAGCTGAATTGGGCAAACCAAATAGTAGAAGACAAGTATACCTTAATTTGATTGGTGAAATAGTAGATGGTAAGTTTTACTTTGGTGTATCGAAAATGCCACTAATTTTTTCAAATGTTTATATGGTTTCACAAAAAGAACTTGTTACAATGCTTGAAGTTGGAAAGGAAGAAATAAAGATTTCTAAAGATTCAGACAAGACACGATCGGTCTTGCTTACGATAGGAAAATCTGTTATTTTCCCTGATTATCAAGTAAAAATAAACATTGATAAATTTTTTGGATTTCATTTCGCTGTCTTTGGGAACACTGGAGCTGGAAAGTCAAACACAGTTGCAAGAGTTTTACAGAATATTTTCGAAAAAGAAAATTATTCAGCAAAGGGAGCAAAATTTGTAATAATTGATTCGAATGGAGAATATAACAAGGCTTTTTCAAAGCTAAACGAGGTCAACTCACAAATTAAGCACTCACTTATGAGTACTGACGAGAATAGTGAAAATAAGTTTGAAATACCTGTTTGGGCACTATCGGCAGATGATTGGGCTACATTGTTACATGCTTCTGAGAAAACCCAGATGCCTGTATTAAAAAGAGCAATAGATATTGCACGAGTTTTTTACAATCCTGGTATACCTAATTATGAACTAAGAAATCATATTCTAGCATCTACTTTGCTTGGGATTATTCAAAGCTCAGATTCTTCTCCATCTAAGTCGGATAAGCTTAAAGCGATAGTTACCAAATTTGGTACTAATGGTATTAATATGAATTCAATTTTGTCAAATTCAAAAACATTAAGACAATCTATGGGTATAAGCTATGGTTCTATGCCAGATGAAGAAGTAGTTATTTCATTTTTATCAGATAATTTAAAGCCAGATGAAATTGCTGAAAATATTACGCGTTCGCTGGTTCCATATAGTTTGGAAGAATTTAGTCAAGCGGTTGAGTTTGCAACATTATATGAGGGGAGCATTAGCTCACAGAGGATACAAGAATATACTGCTACTCTAATGACTCGATTACAGAGTCTTCAAGAAGGAATTCAGGGACGTATTTTCTCAAAGACAGAGTATAGGACTGTAGATGATTATATAGATATGTTGCTGGGAGAAAATCAAATTGTAGATCTGGATATTAGTTCACTAGACGATGCATCAGCAGAGGTTGTAACTAAAGTTTTAGCTAAACTTTTATTAGATTATTTAAAAAGAAGTGAATTAAAAGCAGAAACACCGATTAATTTTATAATTGAAGAAGCACATAGATTCATCAAGAATGAAACAAATTATGGAGCCCTTGGATATAATATTTTTGAAAGAATTGCTAAAGAAGGTCGCAAGTTTGGAATGCTTTTGGGGATTTCCTCGCAGAGACCAAGCGAATTATCAAAAACAGTAGTATCACAGTGTAGCAATTTCATTGTACATCGCGTGCAAAATCCAGATGATTTACAATACATATCCAAAATGGTGCCATACATAAATCGGAATATGATAGAAAGACTTACTTATCTTCAAACTGGAAATGCGCTGGTTTTTGGTAGTGCGATTAATTTACCGACACTAACTAAATTTGCTCAAGCAAATCCGACAACGGATAGCGATAATGCAAGAATATCAGAAAAATGGTATATTGAGTAA
- a CDS encoding transposase, whose product MLQPLEESKAAAIPARQFLFDTWFCSPVSLLRIHRLGYEVVTMAKKTEKTHLLHEGVMQDVKEIYKKYQKRRGRSKYLLSVEATVRKGDESIPLRFVFVRNRNNRKDWLVLVTTDIFLTEEEVIRIYGKRWKIDVFFKVCKSYLRLEKDCRSLSYDAMTAHVSIVFTRHMFFVVEH is encoded by the coding sequence ATGCTCCAACCTCTCGAGGAATCAAAGGCTGCGGCAATTCCTGCGCGCCAGTTCTTGTTCGACACGTGGTTCTGCTCTCCTGTATCACTCCTGCGTATTCACAGACTTGGCTATGAAGTCGTCACGATGGCCAAGAAAACAGAAAAAACGCACCTCCTCCATGAAGGTGTGATGCAGGATGTGAAGGAAATCTACAAGAAGTACCAGAAACGACGTGGTCGCTCGAAATATCTGCTGTCGGTCGAAGCAACCGTCCGCAAGGGAGACGAATCTATCCCTCTACGCTTCGTCTTCGTCCGCAACCGTAACAATCGCAAGGACTGGCTCGTTCTGGTAACAACGGATATCTTCCTTACGGAGGAGGAAGTGATTCGCATCTACGGAAAGCGTTGGAAGATCGATGTGTTCTTCAAGGTATGCAAGAGTTATCTTCGTTTGGAGAAGGATTGCCGTTCCCTCTCATATGATGCGATGACCGCACATGTTTCCATTGTATTCACACGACACATGTTTTTTGTGGTGGAGCACTAA
- a CDS encoding transposase, whose translation MQIHIQLNAVPFAKDIFYRFMNSCHIHWPRFITLLAATIIQSTIAPLTNANRINVLILDDSIYHRARSKRVELLTRLYDHAKKECSYGFRMLTLCHSDSNTLLPVSLTLMSTENWKHRLCASSEKVDALTSGGKGRKFA comes from the coding sequence ATGCAGATCCACATCCAACTGAATGCTGTCCCCTTTGCCAAGGATATCTTCTACCGCTTCATGAACTCCTGCCATATCCATTGGCCCAGGTTCATCACGCTGCTGGCAGCAACTATCATCCAATCCACTATCGCTCCTTTGACGAATGCAAATCGCATCAATGTCCTCATTCTCGATGACTCCATCTATCACCGCGCCCGCTCCAAGAGAGTCGAACTCCTGACGCGTCTTTACGACCATGCCAAAAAGGAATGCTCCTACGGATTCCGTATGCTCACACTCTGCCATTCGGACAGCAACACACTCCTGCCCGTCAGCCTTACTCTTATGTCGACCGAGAATTGGAAGCACCGTCTGTGTGCCTCCTCCGAGAAGGTGGATGCACTCACGAGCGGCGGCAAAGGACGTAAATTTGCATAA
- a CDS encoding nucleotidyltransferase: MKFTEKQINRMASPISQSEDEKCRNAIRMVRDAMKKLNYTDDGKEIRFYMEDTYSYALDLRQQHTSKKIALLVQGSYANRTNIPTESDVDVAVILESTFIPKYRNGVTGSDYGFSDGTFSVYELKDEVQDALNRHFKGQGVERHDKCIKVIGNTYRVDADVVPAYRYRDYSDDYRYDASNYIGGIEIRPDSGGKIINYPEQHIRLGIDMNKATKYNFKKCVRIIKSMRERMEENGYEVNSKISSFGLESLLWNVNVSAYTKYSMLRYTFDETISFLKNDFANFGTYTEINGIKSLFPDLVIQNTLH, encoded by the coding sequence TTGAAATTTACAGAAAAACAAATAAACAGGATGGCATCTCCTATTAGTCAGTCAGAAGATGAAAAGTGTAGAAATGCAATTCGCATGGTGCGAGATGCAATGAAAAAACTTAATTATACAGACGATGGAAAAGAAATTCGTTTTTATATGGAGGACACTTATTCATATGCTCTTGATTTACGGCAACAGCATACAAGCAAGAAAATAGCGTTGCTTGTTCAAGGCTCATATGCCAATAGGACAAATATTCCAACAGAAAGTGATGTTGATGTAGCGGTGATTTTGGAATCAACATTTATACCTAAGTATAGAAACGGAGTTACTGGTAGCGATTATGGTTTTAGTGATGGCACATTTTCTGTTTATGAATTAAAGGATGAGGTTCAAGATGCATTGAATCGGCACTTTAAAGGTCAAGGGGTTGAAAGACATGATAAATGTATAAAAGTTATCGGAAATACATATCGAGTAGATGCAGATGTTGTGCCCGCATATAGGTATAGAGATTATTCTGATGATTATAGATATGATGCTAGTAATTATATTGGTGGTATTGAAATTAGACCAGATAGCGGAGGGAAAATAATTAATTATCCAGAACAACATATCCGTTTGGGTATAGATATGAACAAGGCGACAAAATATAATTTCAAAAAATGTGTTCGTATAATTAAGAGCATGAGGGAAAGAATGGAAGAAAATGGATACGAAGTTAATTCAAAGATATCATCTTTTGGATTAGAGTCATTGCTTTGGAATGTGAATGTGTCTGCTTATACCAAATATTCAATGTTAAGATATACATTTGATGAAACTATTTCTTTTCTTAAGAATGACTTCGCTAATTTTGGGACCTACACAGAGATAAATGGCATTAAGAGTCTTTTCCCTGATTTGGTAATACAAAATACTTTGCACTAG
- a CDS encoding integrase core domain-containing protein, with translation MRFKKQYPNQSLLDSHQGSVYASKSYNELLPMYNIVRSMSRAGTPTDNAAMEAINGWIEGRTLYRFPYYFAGVLAPEDRSDYIRFFNEERPAYALGYLTPKQYREQFAPKHEGAAP, from the coding sequence TTGCGCTTCAAGAAGCAGTATCCGAATCAGAGCTTACTGGACAGCCATCAAGGCTCTGTTTACGCATCCAAGAGCTACAACGAACTCCTGCCCATGTACAACATTGTCAGGTCAATGTCCAGAGCCGGCACACCGACAGACAATGCCGCGATGGAGGCGATTAATGGTTGGATTGAAGGCCGAACTCTTTACAGATTTCCATATTACTTCGCCGGAGTATTAGCCCCGGAAGACAGATCCGACTACATCCGCTTCTTCAACGAGGAGCGCCCTGCATATGCCCTTGGATACCTTACGCCGAAGCAGTATCGGGAGCAGTTCGCGCCAAAGCACGAAGGTGCGGCTCCTTGA
- a CDS encoding winged helix-turn-helix domain-containing protein produces the protein MRKFTIEPEEYEKIVAAEKATQDKKTSRKLRALILRYEGLSNIEAANRLGLGRVRISQLVSEYKKNGLASFLENKYKGNNRNMTEAEELEILERFRKKAEAGQVVVVKDIKAIFDEKLGRDTGRGYIYMLLKRHGWRKIMPRSKHPKKANEEAIEASKKLRES, from the coding sequence ATGCGCAAATTCACCATAGAACCGGAAGAATATGAAAAGATCGTAGCGGCGGAGAAGGCAACACAGGATAAGAAAACATCACGGAAATTAAGAGCACTCATACTTCGCTATGAAGGCTTGAGTAACATAGAAGCAGCAAATAGGCTTGGCCTTGGCAGAGTGAGAATCAGCCAACTGGTGAGCGAATACAAGAAAAACGGCCTTGCCTCCTTTCTCGAGAATAAATACAAGGGAAACAATCGCAACATGACGGAAGCCGAAGAACTGGAAATATTGGAGCGTTTTCGTAAGAAGGCAGAAGCAGGTCAAGTGGTTGTTGTAAAAGACATTAAGGCAATCTTTGACGAAAAGCTGGGCAGAGATACGGGACGCGGCTATATCTATATGTTGCTCAAAAGACATGGCTGGCGTAAGATAATGCCGCGCTCCAAGCACCCGAAAAAAGCAAACGAAGAGGCGATCGAGGCCTCAAAAAAATTAAGGGAGTCGTAG
- a CDS encoding ISLre2 family transposase, with amino-acid sequence METIVTEILEIIKGTKDNISQEEQLRSYFETLICRAVSEAFERIDKELAKRYAAKGWHVERLDARCVQASYGTIQIRRRRMKKEGEASIYPLDKEVGIRPYRRYTAYLEYVIACIAAKSVYRDTAAVVNLLSPVTISHQQVAHVVRRVGETYGAWEKLQESTDPMEETELRRPEVLYIEGDGLMLHGQNKKQLELHRFQIAEGVQENGNRRTLIGTHYVANLDHEKAKESLLHYLGSHYDLTHTLVLSNSDGGAGYTCGVFEEILGSVGQHEHFLDWYHVQRKCRERLLWANSTLYKKLYKALYTHEREEMGLVLDTVESMSQDERQTEQVELLRKYIERNWIYLAGLEERGIGEYRKLLGTCESNHRLYSYRMKKQGRRWSRAGGEAMVKIITGLKNGDLREAMAAKAEWFNAKAGRDFRGAVREALKRSKRTTYDGVRHGRITVSAPMSSGIGHLSKCFA; translated from the coding sequence ATGGAAACTATTGTAACAGAAATCCTGGAAATAATAAAGGGTACAAAAGACAATATCTCACAAGAAGAACAACTGCGCAGTTACTTTGAAACCCTGATATGCCGTGCAGTTAGTGAGGCATTCGAACGAATTGACAAAGAACTGGCAAAGCGATACGCAGCCAAAGGCTGGCACGTGGAACGGCTTGATGCACGGTGCGTGCAAGCAAGCTACGGAACGATTCAAATCCGTCGCAGGCGCATGAAAAAAGAAGGAGAAGCCAGTATATACCCCTTGGACAAAGAAGTGGGTATTCGCCCTTACCGGAGATACACCGCCTATTTGGAATACGTTATTGCCTGTATTGCAGCCAAGAGCGTCTACCGTGATACAGCCGCTGTCGTCAACCTGCTGAGTCCCGTCACGATAAGCCACCAACAAGTTGCACATGTCGTGAGACGAGTAGGAGAAACCTATGGTGCTTGGGAGAAATTGCAGGAAAGCACCGATCCCATGGAAGAGACAGAACTGCGCCGGCCGGAAGTTCTCTACATCGAAGGGGATGGACTCATGCTGCACGGGCAGAATAAGAAACAGCTCGAGCTCCATCGATTCCAAATCGCCGAAGGCGTACAAGAAAACGGCAACCGTCGTACCCTTATTGGCACCCACTATGTAGCGAATCTCGATCACGAGAAAGCCAAAGAGAGTCTGCTGCACTATCTGGGGAGCCACTATGATCTAACCCATACCCTGGTTCTGAGCAACAGTGATGGAGGTGCCGGTTACACCTGCGGCGTCTTTGAAGAAATCCTTGGAAGCGTCGGCCAGCATGAGCACTTTCTGGATTGGTACCACGTACAAAGGAAATGCAGAGAACGCCTTTTATGGGCAAATTCGACCCTATACAAGAAACTATACAAAGCGCTGTATACCCATGAACGCGAGGAAATGGGCCTAGTATTGGATACCGTGGAATCTATGTCCCAAGATGAGCGACAAACGGAACAAGTGGAGCTTCTTCGAAAGTACATAGAAAGAAACTGGATATACCTTGCCGGCTTGGAAGAACGAGGGATCGGGGAATACAGGAAGCTTTTGGGGACGTGTGAAAGCAACCATAGGCTCTACAGCTACCGGATGAAGAAGCAAGGCAGACGATGGAGTCGAGCCGGTGGCGAAGCGATGGTAAAGATCATCACGGGATTGAAGAATGGTGATCTGCGAGAGGCCATGGCGGCGAAGGCGGAGTGGTTCAATGCGAAGGCAGGAAGAGACTTCCGCGGAGCCGTGCGAGAGGCATTGAAAAGAAGCAAGAGGACGACGTATGACGGGGTCCGACACGGGAGGATTACAGTAAGTGCGCCGATGAGCAGTGGGATTGGACATTTGTCCAAATGCTTTGCTTAG
- a CDS encoding type II toxin-antitoxin system RelB/DinJ family antitoxin — MGSLKKSDFNKPICAACDSGGMEFFMEKSSTLNLRINPILKQNAEDVLSKLGVPMSTAVDMFLNQVVLVRGLPFSVTLPNAPKSIDTTGMTDTQIHAKIQRGYDDYKAGKV, encoded by the coding sequence TTGGGTAGTCTCAAAAAGAGCGACTTTAATAAGCCTATTTGTGCCGCCTGCGACAGCGGCGGAATGGAGTTTTTTATGGAAAAATCCTCAACTCTCAACTTAAGAATTAACCCGATATTAAAACAAAATGCAGAAGATGTCCTCAGTAAACTTGGTGTTCCGATGTCAACGGCTGTTGATATGTTCTTAAATCAGGTAGTGCTTGTGAGAGGACTCCCTTTTTCCGTTACACTGCCTAACGCCCCTAAGAGCATTGATACAACCGGAATGACGGATACACAGATCCATGCCAAGATTCAGCGTGGCTATGATGACTACAAAGCGGGTAAGGTGTAG
- a CDS encoding glycosyltransferase family 2 protein, whose amino-acid sequence MQERNRLAVIVLTKNEEANIRDCIESVSFADEVLLVDSGSTDRTIEIAQSMGARIVSRPMGEGGFAENRNAALQETEAEWVLYLDADERIEKTLEQSILQHIRSVRAAGTIRRESVVMGQRMHHGVYRPDEVARLFPREAVRWEGIVHEMPVTELPVARLKGAATHYCLTSWAQYFAKFDRYTTMMAEKMRERGKRTNYAAAQLHAIYACFQMLFLRGGILDGALGVTLCAGHYLYTLMKYVKLMELDKGRPLHAHRDL is encoded by the coding sequence GTGCAGGAGAGGAACCGTCTGGCCGTCATCGTATTGACGAAAAACGAAGAGGCAAATATCCGGGACTGCATCGAAAGTGTCTCCTTTGCAGATGAGGTGCTGCTTGTGGACTCGGGCAGCACGGATCGGACGATTGAAATCGCGCAATCCATGGGAGCCAGGATCGTTTCCCGTCCGATGGGGGAGGGCGGCTTTGCGGAGAACCGCAACGCGGCGCTGCAGGAGACGGAAGCGGAGTGGGTGCTCTACCTCGATGCGGACGAGCGCATAGAAAAGACGCTGGAGCAATCGATCCTGCAGCATATTCGAAGCGTGCGGGCGGCGGGAACCATACGGCGCGAGAGTGTTGTGATGGGGCAGCGTATGCATCACGGGGTCTATCGGCCGGATGAGGTGGCGCGTCTTTTTCCGCGGGAGGCTGTCCGCTGGGAGGGGATTGTCCACGAGATGCCGGTGACGGAGCTTCCCGTCGCGCGGCTGAAGGGCGCGGCAACGCACTACTGCCTGACAAGCTGGGCGCAGTACTTCGCGAAATTTGACCGCTACACGACGATGATGGCGGAGAAGATGCGGGAGCGCGGAAAGCGGACGAACTATGCAGCGGCGCAGCTGCACGCGATATATGCGTGCTTTCAGATGCTCTTTCTGCGCGGCGGCATTCTCGACGGGGCGCTCGGCGTCACGCTCTGCGCGGGGCACTATCTGTATACGCTCATGAAATATGTGAAGCTCATGGAGCTTGATAAAGGGAGGCCGCTTCATGCGCATAGGGATCTTTGA